Proteins found in one Acinetobacter sp. XH1741 genomic segment:
- a CDS encoding serine hydrolase domain-containing protein, translated as MKIFSTNTCPVPDDLGSVIHHKDEVPAELGGMNKHQVQKIWKSIESLYKTGNYPLITFCLRRQGKILLNRSIGYAQGNSPAGLEKDALIATPDTPVCLFSASKMITAMLIHLLDEQGEINLLDPVSYYIPEYGVNGKRRATIFHLLSHRGGIPYVDGDVTPELLFDKDEILKRLYAARPVSPAGNHLAYHAVTAGYILGEIIERVTGQDLRKFMHETIEKPMDMPYFNYGLRPEYRAEAALNCATGLHPRLGTDHYLNHVLGGGLQLAVDVTNDSRFMDTICPAGNIYTSAEQAGRFFEMLLSGGSYQGKQILSEKTIFRATLPTTGVNIDRTLLIPMRYALGPMLGSNPVGLFGPMTGQAFGHLGFSNILCWADPERDISVSLLTTGKSVVGTHLPALANLLYQISSQCPRIPRDQRRSLFGSDSHETDLV; from the coding sequence GTGAAAATATTTTCGACCAACACCTGTCCGGTACCGGACGATCTTGGATCAGTCATTCACCATAAAGATGAAGTGCCCGCTGAATTGGGTGGAATGAATAAACATCAGGTTCAAAAAATCTGGAAAAGTATTGAGTCGTTATATAAAACTGGGAACTATCCGCTCATTACTTTCTGTCTACGCAGACAAGGCAAAATTTTATTAAACCGAAGCATTGGCTATGCTCAAGGCAACTCTCCGGCAGGTCTAGAAAAAGATGCACTCATTGCAACACCAGACACACCCGTTTGCTTATTTTCAGCATCAAAAATGATAACTGCCATGTTAATTCATCTTTTAGATGAGCAAGGCGAAATCAATTTACTTGACCCCGTTAGTTATTATATTCCTGAATATGGAGTGAACGGTAAGCGCCGTGCAACGATCTTTCATCTATTATCACATCGTGGCGGTATTCCTTATGTTGATGGAGATGTCACACCAGAGCTGCTTTTTGATAAAGATGAAATTTTAAAACGTTTATATGCCGCAAGACCCGTTTCTCCAGCAGGTAATCATCTTGCCTATCATGCAGTCACCGCGGGTTATATTTTGGGCGAAATCATAGAACGGGTGACCGGACAAGACCTACGCAAATTTATGCATGAGACAATCGAGAAACCGATGGACATGCCTTATTTTAACTATGGGCTTAGACCGGAATATCGTGCTGAAGCTGCTCTCAATTGTGCAACGGGTTTACATCCACGTTTAGGTACAGACCATTACCTCAATCATGTACTTGGTGGCGGCTTACAACTCGCGGTTGATGTCACCAATGATAGCCGCTTTATGGATACCATCTGCCCTGCCGGCAACATTTATACCAGTGCCGAACAGGCAGGACGCTTCTTTGAAATGCTTTTAAGTGGTGGAAGCTACCAAGGCAAACAAATTTTAAGTGAGAAAACAATTTTTAGAGCAACGCTTCCCACTACAGGTGTAAATATTGACCGAACATTATTAATACCCATGCGTTATGCGTTGGGACCCATGTTAGGCAGCAATCCAGTGGGTTTATTTGGCCCAATGACAGGACAAGCTTTTGGTCATCTCGGTTTTTCTAATATTTTATGCTGGGCCGACCCAGAACGCGATATTAGCGTTTCATTATTAACCACTGGAAAATCTGTAGTAGGCACTCACCTACCTGCCCTAGCAAATTTGCTCTATCAAATTTCTAGCCAATGTCCTCGAATTCCTAGAGACCAACGCCGCTCACTATTTGGTAGTGACTCACATGAAACAGATTTGGTATAG
- the rpsO gene encoding 30S ribosomal protein S15: MALTNADRAEIIAKFARAENDTGSPEVQVALLTAQINDLQGHFKAHKHDHHSRRGLIRMVNQRRKLLDYLNGKDHERYTALIGALGLRR; encoded by the coding sequence ATGGCTTTAACTAATGCAGACCGCGCAGAGATCATTGCTAAATTTGCTCGCGCTGAAAACGACACTGGTTCACCAGAAGTACAAGTAGCTTTATTGACTGCTCAAATCAATGATTTGCAAGGTCACTTTAAAGCTCACAAACACGACCACCATAGCCGTCGCGGTTTGATCCGTATGGTTAACCAACGTCGTAAATTACTTGACTACTTAAATGGTAAAGACCACGAGCGTTACACTGCTTTGATCGGTGCTTTAGGTCTACGTCGTTAA